The DNA sequence GGTTTGTTCTTTTGCCTATGAATGTCCACTTGCTCCAGCACCTACAAAAAGaccatttttcttctgttgaatCTCTTTTGCCTTTTGTCAAAAACTAATTAAGTATATTTGTTTAACTCTTTTTTTCAGGTGCTCTGTTTTGTTCCACTAATTTATGCGTTTATCCCTTCAGTATCATACAGTCTGGAACACTTCTGATTCCTTTccctttccacataaattttaaaataatctatttcaacaacaaaaaaagtcttGCAGGAATTTTATTGGGAATTGCATTAATCCTATAAATCAATTTGGGAAGGATTGACATCTTTTTCTGTTGagccttccaatccatgaacatgatagGTGTCTTCATTTACTtagaacttttatttctttcatcagcattttgtagttttcagcatataaatTCTGTAATGTCTTGCTAGAGTTGcacttaaatatttcattttatttttgaatgattgCAAATggtactgtattttttatttcaatgtgttcatatgttcattgctagtatataaaaatacaatttatttttatgtgttgtatcctgtgactttgttgaatttaCTTGTTACTTCTAGGACTTTTTGGTGcagattccttgggattttctgtgtAAACAATCATGTCACAAATGGggagtcttttctttcttcctttctgatcatTAAGATGTTGATTTCCTTTCTTGCCTTATTTCATTGGCTAGAATTTACAGCATTATGTTAAATAAGAGAAgttaagagtggacatccttgcatTGGTCCCAATTTTAAGGAGAAGGTATTCAGTCTTTCACCCTTAAGTATGTTAGCTAAGCGGGGTTTTTTGTTATGTTGTTGATAATaatcaagttgagaaagttctCCTCTATTCCTCTGTTTCTAAGAGTTTTGATCATGAATGAGTATTGGATTTTGTtcacatgctttctctgcatTGATTGatatgatcacatgatttttctcATTAGCCTCTTTACGTGACTTACACTGactgttttttaaatactgaaccAGGCTTGAATGCATGAAATAAACCCTACTTGGTCATGGcatataattctttttgtatattgCTAAATTttacttgctaatattttgctaagagattttgtgtctatattcataaggaatattggtctgtagtcttttgttttatattgtgtCTAGTTTTGATATCAAGGTAATACTAGCTTCGTAAAATAAATTGGGATATGtatcctccttttctcttttctggaagagattgcaTGGAGTTGgtgctaatttttatttaaatatggtaGATTTTGGAAGAATTCTCCAGTGATACCACCTGGACTTGGAGATTCCTTTTATAGCTtcaaattaagaatttaattttctcagtaaTTCAAATTATCATTCTGTATTTGGTGAGttagggtagtttttttttttaaggaattaatCCATTTCCCTTAAGTTATGAAATTTATGCTTGTAGAGGTACTCATGGTATTCCTTTAGTATACTTTTGATGTCCACAGTATCTATAATGATGTCCCCtgtttcacattatttttaatggtaattTGTGTCTgctctatttttacttttctctatcTTGCTTGGGGTTTGTCAGTtgtattgatcttttcaaataactaattctttctttcattgattgtccttgatttttgttttgttttgttttcaatttccttgatttctgcttttaCCTTTATTACTTGCCCCCTTTTGTTTGATTTGggttatttctttcaaaaaaatttagcTTCTTGAGATGGGAGCTTAGATGAttgatttaaaactattttgtaatGTATGCATTTAGTGTTATACAGTTCTCTCTTAGTAATGCTTTTGATATACCCCACAAGTTTTGAttactacattttcatttttattcagttcaatatattatttcattttccttgagaCTTCTTTGACCCAGAgaatatttagaagtgtgttgtttagtgCCCAAGCATTTGGAGATTTTCCTATTATCtctctgttgttgatttctagtttgattccattGTAGTTATACAGCACACTGTGtatggtttcaatttttttaaatctgttgaggtttgttttatggcccaggatATGGTTTATTTGGGTATATGTTCTGTgggcatttgaaaagaatgtgtgttttgCTGTGATTGAATGAAgttttttataaatgtcaattgGTTCCTGTTGGTTGATGTTGTATTTGGGTTCTTCTGTATTCTTAGGCATTTTTGTATAGTTGTTCTATCACTTACTGAGAGAGGGTTTTGAAATTACCAACTATAACTATGAACTTGTCAATTTCTCTTTTgaattctatcagtttttgcttcacataGTTTGCAACTGTTGTTAGCTGCATACACATTTAGAATTGGTGTGTCTTTTTGTAGATaaactcttttattattatataatgtccccCTCATAATTTTCTCTGTTCTAAAGTTTACTTTATCTGCTATTAAGAGCCACTCctgatttcttttgattaatgttttcatgatatatatgttttcactcttttactttcaacctgccAATACTGTTATTTGAAGTGAATTTcttatatatagcatataatttatatagatgTACATATACCAGTCTgccaatttgtattttaattggtatatttatactatttatatttattgtaattattttttagggatgtctgccattttattttttttctatttgtattatctattttctttttcctatcttcCTGTTGGTTACTTGAACACTTATCAGAATTCTGGTTTGATTTATCTCTAGTGTTTTTGAGCTTATCTCTTTGTATAGCTTTTTAATGGGTGCTCTAGGTGTTACGTTACACACACGTCACTTATCACAGTCTATTGGCATCATCATTTTACCAACTCAAGAGAAATGTGGAAATCTTACCTCCTATGTATCTTTTCACCTTTCCCCacttataatataattataattatctttaaaaattcccCTACATCAAAGCTCATGACATCAGACAATGTTTCAATCATCAAACATAACTTGgactcaaaaagagaaaagatcctATTATACTTACCCATATTTTTGCTTATCATGTTCTTACTTCCTGATGTTCCTaggttctttcttttattgattccTTTCTGATATAAGAACTTCTTTTAGTCATTCTTTTAGGGTAGGTCTGCTGGCaacaaattctcttagttttccatcatctgagaatgtcttgaCTTTCCTTCatatttgaaggatatttttgctgtATATTGAACTCTGGATTGGTAgacttttctttcagcacttgaaaatGTTATGCCTCTTCCTTTCATCTTCCATATATTTTGATGAGACATCTGCTGTCTGGTAGATTTGGACTGCAGTATCAGTGTAAGCACTGGGCCAAATGTCTCTCAAGTTTGAGGCTTCAGtttcaacaaaataaattaatgtttgtttcgtattctagaaatttattgtgaaatataaTGGAGTACATGGTAAAGGCTTTGCTGACTCAAGTTTCAAAGAAAAGCTAGTATTTCTTCATGTATCATTAAGACCTGGAAAGATGTAAGTAGTAAGCAGGAAGTAACTTTTTGcgtctctttatttttaatccaggTGGAGAGAAAACTTATGCCCTTGCCTCTGTACATCTCCATATCATAAATGGAACCCAGTGGCACCTTCAGCAGTAACGACAGCAACAGTAACTGTTCAATTGAAAACTTCAAAAGGGATTTTTACCCCATTGTGTACCCAATAATATTTGTCTGGGGAACCTTGGGAAATGGCTTTTCCATATATGTTTTCCTGCAGCCTTATAAGAAGTCCACGCCTGTGAATGTTTTCATGCTAAACCTGGCCATTTCAGATTTCTTATTTGGAAGTACACTGCCCTTCAGAGTTGACTATTACATCAGACGCTCCAATTGGATATTTGGGGATGTGGCCTGCAGGATTATGTCTTATTCCATGTATGTCAACATGTACAGCAGCATTTATTTCCTGACTGTGCTGAGCATTGTGCGTTTCCTGGCAACTGTTCATCCCTTCCGGCTCCTCCATGTGACTAGCATCAGGAGTGCCTGGATTCTGTGTGGGATCATATGGATCCTTATCATGACTTCTTCAGCAGTGCTTCTGAAAAATGGCTCTGAGCAGAAGGGCAATGTCACATTATGCTTAGAGCTGAATATCACTAAAATTGTTAAACTGAAGACCATGAACTACATTGCCTTGGTGATAGGCTTCCTGCTGCCATTCTGCATGCTCAGCATCTGTTACCTGCTTATCATTCGAGCCCTGTTAAAGGTAGAGGTCCCAGAATCTGGGCTGCGGGTTTCTCACAAGAAAGCACTTATTACCATCATCATTGCCTTGATCATCTTCCTTCTATGTTTCCTGCCCTATCACATACTGAGAACCCTCCATCTGATCATGTGGAAAGTGGATACATGTGGAGACAATCTGCATAAAGCTGTGGTCGTCACACTGACCTTGGCAGCATCCAACAGCTGCCTCAATCCTTTCCTCTATTATTTTGCTGGGGAAAATTTTAAGGACAGACTAAGATCTGCACTCAGAAAAGATCATCCATGGAAGACAAAGTGCAGCATTCCTGTCTGCACGTGgttgaaaaaggaaacacaagTTTAAGGGGTTATTAGATGAGGCCTGTTCTTGTATCCTTGTGTCTACCTTCATTCACATTTAGTCCCAAATGACCATGTATTTACATTATTTCCAACAAAGATCAATTCTAAAAATTTAATTGACCATGACTGCTGTTAATAAGTCCTACTGTCCTACTTCAAACATTTTATTAGGTATGTTTTCAGTGGTTAGGTCTAAATGGGAATGTAGCAGGCAAAACCTCTACTAGTCTTGCAACCTAAAATGCTACACCAGGAAAAAATGCTGAGCACCCTGGGTGCTTCTTTTCATCAGATTCTGTACCAGACCTCCATTCCACCAGCCATTCTAAATTAACTTTAAGACAACCTCAACT is a window from the Suricata suricatta isolate VVHF042 chromosome 4, meerkat_22Aug2017_6uvM2_HiC, whole genome shotgun sequence genome containing:
- the CYSLTR2 gene encoding cysteinyl leukotriene receptor 2 encodes the protein MEPSGTFSSNDSNSNCSIENFKRDFYPIVYPIIFVWGTLGNGFSIYVFLQPYKKSTPVNVFMLNLAISDFLFGSTLPFRVDYYIRRSNWIFGDVACRIMSYSMYVNMYSSIYFLTVLSIVRFLATVHPFRLLHVTSIRSAWILCGIIWILIMTSSAVLLKNGSEQKGNVTLCLELNITKIVKLKTMNYIALVIGFLLPFCMLSICYLLIIRALLKVEVPESGLRVSHKKALITIIIALIIFLLCFLPYHILRTLHLIMWKVDTCGDNLHKAVVVTLTLAASNSCLNPFLYYFAGENFKDRLRSALRKDHPWKTKCSIPVCTWLKKETQV